The following DNA comes from Mucisphaera calidilacus.
GGGGTGGCGCGAAAGGCTCGTCTGGAGCTGACGGAGCCGGTGGATTTCGAGGAGGTTGCGGGCAAGGGCGTGCGGACGCGTATCGGCGAGGACTGGGTTCTGGTGGGTCGGGGCACGTGGCTGGCTGAGGAGCAGATCAGTGACGGGGCGCGTGGGGTGATCGAGCAGATCGGGTCGTCGGCTGAGACGGAGGGTCTGTCGGTTCTGTACGTGGTTCGGAACGGTGAGTTTCTGGGTTGGATCGGTCTGGCGGACAACACGCGTGGGGAGGCGGCGCACGCGGTGGACTGGCTACGGAACCTGGGCATCAAGCGGATGGTGATGTGCACGGGCGACCGGGAGTCGGTGGCCAAGCGTGTGGCGGAGCAGTTGAACACGGAGTACCAGGCTGAGGTTCTGCCTGGCGAGAAGCTGGAGTTGGTGGATCAGCTCAAGGGTCGTGGCCACAGTGTGGCGATGGTGGGTGACGGTGTGAATGACGCGCCGGCGTTGGCGGCGGGTGACATTTCGATTGCGATGGGTGCGGCGGGTTCGGACGTTGCGATTCACTCGGCGTCGATCGTGATCAACAACAACAATCTGAACCGGATCCCGTTCCTGATTGATCTGAGTCGTCGGACGCACGCGGTGGTGCTTCAGAACCTGGCGTTGGGCGGCGTGTTCGTGATTGCGGGTCTGGCGCTCTCGGCGATCGGTTACATCCCGGCGATTGCGGCGGCGGTTCTGCACGTGGTGAGTTCGCTGATCGTGATCTTCAACTCGGCGCGTCTGGTGCGTGTGGGTGAGGAGATCGAGGAGATGGAGGCGAAGGGTCTGGACCGGAAGCATGGTCAGCGTGCGGCGGCTCGCTCGGGTTCGGGCGACGGGGCTGCGGCGGGCGGTCTGGTTCCGGCGTGATGGTGGGGTTTGGGGGGTCAGCCGACTTCGCGGCTCTGGAAGAGCCCGACGGCGAGGCTGAGTACGACGCCGGCGTAGAGGGATCCGTAGGCGACGATGCTTGCGATGTAGGTGAGGGTGAAGGGGTTGCCCTGGGTGATGGCGTCGGCGGGCCAGAAGTACTGGAAGTTGGGGAGCAGGAGGTAGAGTGATTTCACGCAGAGGAAGATGGCTTTGACGCCCAGGGAGATTTCGGCGTTGGCGATGGCCTGAGCGGTGGGGATCCAGCCGTACCCGACGGGGACGTGGACTTGCTGGTCGACCCAGTTGGAGAGGAATCCGGCGGTGACGCCCAGGCCGAGTACGCCCAGGCAGATCATGAGCGTCATGACCTGTCCGAGTCGTGTTGAGGCGGCGATGGCGACGGCGGCGATGACCATGACGCCTTGGAAGACGAGGATGAGTCCGAGGAGGGTTTGTGCGAGTTCGGCGTTGTGCTGGGTGAGGTCGTGCCAGGGTGCCTGGAGGGTGAATTCCTTGCCGATGACGAGGACGAGGAGGAAGGCGGCGGTGAGTGTGATGGCGAGGGTTTTCATGAGGATGGAGGTGAAGACCCATCGGTAGAGGTAGTTTCCGGCGGTGGCGATGAACATCGATCCGGCGATGGCGGCGCATCCGAAGAGGATGACGGGGATGTCGAAGTCGTCGCGAGCGGTCTGCATGACGCGGTGTCGGATGGTGAGTGCGAAGACGGCGGCGAGGATCCAGAAGGCGAGTGTGATGGCGGCGGCGACGCCTGCGAACTTCCCGAGGACGAAGATGGGTCGGTTGACGGGTTTTGAGATGACGGTGAGGACGGTTCGGTTCTCGATTTCGGTGGCGAGGACGCCTGTGGCGGAGAAGGCTGAGAGGAAGAGTCCTGCGAGGAGGACGGTGGAGAGGCCGAGGTCGATCATCAGCTTGTTGTCGTTTTCGAGGGTGTAGGCGGCGAGCATGGGGTTGATGACGAGCATGATGATGCCTACGAGGGTGATGACCACGTAGACGGGCTGTCGGATGGCTTCGGAGAAGGTGTTGGCTGCGATGGACCAGAACTGTTGAAGCATTCGTGGAGCTCGTGGGAGGAGGGGGTTAGTCGCCGCTTGTTCCTGTTAGCGGGTATCATACGTCGTTCCCCGCGGGCCTCGGCAGGGTCTGTCAAGGGTATTACAATCCGGTCCCGTCCCGCCGTCCGGGGCTCCGGTTCTGCTCCGGAAGCTGGTTCAGGGCGTTCTGGGGGGTGAGGGATCGGGACTGAGACGCACTTTCGATAAGGAATGCTGCAGCTGATGGCACACGACGCACAGACTTACCGCAGGGCGACGAACGCGGCCATTCTGGGGTTAGCGACACAGGCGGGTTTGTTTGTGGCGTTTGGTTTGCTGGGGTTGTATGCGGAGTCGGGTGCGATCAACGCGTTGGCGTGGCACACGCTGGCGGGTCTGCCGGTGTGGGTGATTCTGATTGTTTTTTATTACCAGCAGCGTCTGGAGCGTGAGGAAGCGCTCGAGGCGGAGCGGATGTCGCGTTCGGACGTTCGTGCGGCGGCGTTGTTTGAGGAGGCGGGTGCGAATCTTCAGCTGGCTCGTCAGCGGCTGGAGTGGCTGAGCAAGTGGGGTCTGACGATCGTCTCGATCCTGACGGCGGTGGTGATGCTGATCATCGGGCCGGTGTTTCTCTATGACCATTACGTGCGGTTTTCGACGGATTCGATCGAGCCGTGGGTTCGGGGGGACCTGAGTCACGGGCTGCTGATTATTTTGCTGGCGGCGTTTGGTTTTGTGGCGTTTCTGGTGGGTCGTTTCGTGTCGGGCATGACCAAGACGGACGCGTGGGTAGAGCTTCGTGGTGGTGCGGGGACGATGCTGGGCGTGGTGTTCCTGGCGTTGCTGGGGATCGTGGCGGCGTTGGTGCACCTTCTGGGATTTGAGCCGGCGTTTGCGTGGCTGGCGATCGCGGTGCCGGGCGTGACGACGCTGCTGGGTCTGGAGATCGTGGCGAGTCTGGTTCTGGGTGTTTATCAGCCGCGTCGGCCCGGGGCGTTTCGTCGTCCGGCGTTTGACAGTCGGTTGCTGGGGTGGATGTCGAGTCCGGAGTCGATCGGGAAGATCGTTTCGGAGACGCTGGCTTATCAGTTTGGGTTTGATTTTTCGCGGAGTTATGCGTACCGGCAGGTGATGAAGATGCTGACGCCTATGTTCGCTGTGGGCGTTCTGGCGTTGTTTGCGATGACGTGTGTGGTGGTGGTTCAGCCGCATCAGGAGGCGGTGGTGACGCGTTTTGGTGCGTTGGTGACGGACGAGGAGCCGTTGAAGGCGGGCCTGCACTTCAAGCTGCCGTGGCCGATCAGCCAGATTCACCGTCACGACGTGTACCGGGTGAGTGAGTTGATGGTGGGTTCGAGCGCGGATGCCAAGCGTTTCCGTGACCGAGCGATCCTGTGGACGAACGAGCATGTCGAGGGTGGTGACGAGACGTACCTGGTGACGGCGCCGTCGCGTTTCCCGGATCAGCCTCAGGCTGAGGACGTGGTTGCGGGCGAGTTGATGGGTGGTGACATCCTGGTGAAGTACCGGATTCGACCGGGCGGCGGTTTGATTGAGTATGTGGGCAGCGCGGCGGATCCGAAGGGGTTGTTTAAGTCGGTGGTGGCCGGCGAGGTGAACGAGTTTTTCTCGACGCATCAGGTTGATGATCTGCTGCGTGCGTACCGGTTGTCGGCGAGCGGCACGCTTCGGGCCTCGATGCAGGCGAAGGCGGACGAGCTTTCGTTGGGGATTGAGGTGTTGTCGGTGTCGGTGATCAGCATGCACCCGCCTCAGAAGGGCGAGGTTGCGGACAGTTTTCACGATCAGATCAACGCGGTTCAGGAGAGTCGTTCGGAGTTGAATCGTGCGGAGCGTGACGCGATGACGACGCTGGCTGAGGTGGCGGGATCGCGTGAGAAGGCGATGGACATCGACTCGGCGATTCTGGAGCTGGAGCGTCTTCGTCTGGAGACGGCGGAGACGGGGGTGGATCGTTCGGAGGCGATCGCGGTGCAGTCGGCGTTGATCGAGGAGCGTGTGAGCGAGGCGGGCGGTCAGGCGGCCCAGCTGATTGCGCAGGCGCGGGCGTTCCGCTGGACGTTTGCGGTGCAGGAGTTGGCGAAGTCGGAGCAGTTTGTGGCGGAGATCGCGGCGTACGAGCGTGCGCCGGCCTACTTCAAGACGCGTCGTTATTACGAGGCGTTGAAGGCGGGTTTGAAGAACCGTCCGAAGATCGTGATGACGGACCCGGCGAGCGAGGCGGAGGGTGATGCGCGTGTTCTGCAGCTGGATCTGACCGAGGCCCGCACGGGTCTGGAGTCGATCCTCGGGAACTGAGTTGATCGGACGGAACGAAGGAACTGGAACCACGACCCGGACGTATAGTCCTGAAGCACAGAGTCAAGGCCCCATGAAAGATCACATCTGGACCCTCATCATTGCCGTTGCCGTCGTTTGCGTGCTGCTGTTCTACACGTTCAGCTACACGGTTCGCTATGACGAGGTTGCGGTGATCACGCGTTTTGATTCGGTGGTTGGTGACGTTGCGGTGGAGGAGCCGGGTCTTGGCTTCCGGTGGCCGCTGCCGATTGACCGTGTTTACAAGTATTCGAAGAAGCTGCAGCTGCTTGAGGATCAGCTCGAGGAGTTCCAGACGTCGGACGGTTACGCGGTGATTCTGCGGACGGACCTGACGTGGCGTATCGAGGACCCGATCGCGTTTTTCCGGAGTCTTCGGACGGTGGAGAAGGCGCAGGAGCAGTTGCGGCCTTTGATTCGTGAGTTGACGGCGGTGGTGAGCAAGTATCGTTTTGATCAGCTGGTGAACAACGACCCTTCGATGCTGGCGTTGCCTGAGATCGAGGCGGCGGCGAAGGCGGAGTTAACGTCGAAGCTGGCGGGTCTGGGTTTTGGCATCGCGATCGAGCGTGTGGGTGTTCGTCGCCTGATTCTGCCTGAGTCGACGACGGAGAAGGTGTTTGAGCGTATGCGTACGACGCGTGAGGCGTTGGCGGAGAAGGCTCGTGCGGAGGGTCGTGCGCGTGCGTCGACGATCCGTTCGGACGCGGAGTCGGCGCGTGACCGGATTCTGGCGTTTGCCCA
Coding sequences within:
- a CDS encoding ABC transporter permease subunit, with the protein product MLQQFWSIAANTFSEAIRQPVYVVITLVGIIMLVINPMLAAYTLENDNKLMIDLGLSTVLLAGLFLSAFSATGVLATEIENRTVLTVISKPVNRPIFVLGKFAGVAAAITLAFWILAAVFALTIRHRVMQTARDDFDIPVILFGCAAIAGSMFIATAGNYLYRWVFTSILMKTLAITLTAAFLLVLVIGKEFTLQAPWHDLTQHNAELAQTLLGLILVFQGVMVIAAVAIAASTRLGQVMTLMICLGVLGLGVTAGFLSNWVDQQVHVPVGYGWIPTAQAIANAEISLGVKAIFLCVKSLYLLLPNFQYFWPADAITQGNPFTLTYIASIVAYGSLYAGVVLSLAVGLFQSREVG
- a CDS encoding SPFH domain-containing protein: MAHDAQTYRRATNAAILGLATQAGLFVAFGLLGLYAESGAINALAWHTLAGLPVWVILIVFYYQQRLEREEALEAERMSRSDVRAAALFEEAGANLQLARQRLEWLSKWGLTIVSILTAVVMLIIGPVFLYDHYVRFSTDSIEPWVRGDLSHGLLIILLAAFGFVAFLVGRFVSGMTKTDAWVELRGGAGTMLGVVFLALLGIVAALVHLLGFEPAFAWLAIAVPGVTTLLGLEIVASLVLGVYQPRRPGAFRRPAFDSRLLGWMSSPESIGKIVSETLAYQFGFDFSRSYAYRQVMKMLTPMFAVGVLALFAMTCVVVVQPHQEAVVTRFGALVTDEEPLKAGLHFKLPWPISQIHRHDVYRVSELMVGSSADAKRFRDRAILWTNEHVEGGDETYLVTAPSRFPDQPQAEDVVAGELMGGDILVKYRIRPGGGLIEYVGSAADPKGLFKSVVAGEVNEFFSTHQVDDLLRAYRLSASGTLRASMQAKADELSLGIEVLSVSVISMHPPQKGEVADSFHDQINAVQESRSELNRAERDAMTTLAEVAGSREKAMDIDSAILELERLRLETAETGVDRSEAIAVQSALIEERVSEAGGQAAQLIAQARAFRWTFAVQELAKSEQFVAEIAAYERAPAYFKTRRYYEALKAGLKNRPKIVMTDPASEAEGDARVLQLDLTEARTGLESILGN
- the hflC gene encoding protease modulator HflC, with the protein product MKDHIWTLIIAVAVVCVLLFYTFSYTVRYDEVAVITRFDSVVGDVAVEEPGLGFRWPLPIDRVYKYSKKLQLLEDQLEEFQTSDGYAVILRTDLTWRIEDPIAFFRSLRTVEKAQEQLRPLIRELTAVVSKYRFDQLVNNDPSMLALPEIEAAAKAELTSKLAGLGFGIAIERVGVRRLILPESTTEKVFERMRTTREALAEKARAEGRARASTIRSDAESARDRILAFAQRRAEGIRSEGLQEAASYYEAFKQNEELAIFLNAMQSLQEILANNTKFILDSGQIGASELFGEVEGVSEDE